One genomic region from Salvia hispanica cultivar TCC Black 2014 chromosome 2, UniMelb_Shisp_WGS_1.0, whole genome shotgun sequence encodes:
- the LOC125207382 gene encoding aspartokinase 1, chloroplastic-like isoform X2 — protein MSISLHSNAKILCTRFYHQFNQNHLFQLPDHLHFPPNYRFSALVDHKRSSTSIVYCNKDGDGGDAFTCVMKFGGSSVALAERMREVANLIQCFPEENPIIVLSAMGKTTNNLICAGEKAVSCGFTNVSEIEELSLIKDVHLRTVNELGIGVSVITEQLDELELLLNGIARLKELTPRTRDKLVSFGECMSTRVFAAYLNSIGVKAQQYDAFDIGFVTTDDFTNADILDATYPAVAAKLHADWISNKAIPVVTGFLGKGCKSGEITALGRGGSDLTATVIGKALGLREIQVWKDVNGVLTCDPSIHPCAKPVPYLTFEEAAELAYFGAQVLHPQAMRPAMESNIPVRVKNSYNPKAPGTLISKDRDMTKALLTSIVLKQNVTMLDIVSTRMLGQFGFLAKVFAIFEDLDISVDVVATSEVSISVTLDPSKIWSRELIKQELDRVVEELGKIAVVKLLPQRSIISLIGNIQYSSLILEKAFSVFRRHNVNVQMISQGASKVNMSLIVNDSEAEECVKALHYSFFESGEVALTNA, from the exons ATGTCGATTTCACTCCACTCCAATGCTAAGATTTTGTGCACTAGATTCTACCATCAATTTAACCAAAACCACCTATTCCAACTCCCCGATCACCTCCATTTCCCTCCCAATTACCGATTCTCTGCCCTCGTTGATCACAAAAGGTCCTCCACCTCGATTGTTTACTGCAACAAAGATGGAGATGGGGGCGACGCCTTTACGTGCGTGATGAAGTTCGGCGGCTCTTCGGTAGCGCTGGCGGAGAGGATGAGAGAGGTGGCTAATCTCATCCAATGTTTTCCCGAGGAGAATCCAATAATCGTGCTTTCCGCCATGGGAAAGACCACCAACAATCTAATTTGC GCAGGAGAGAAGGCTGTCAGCTGCGGATTCACCAACGTGTCGGAGATCGAGGAGTTGAGCCTTATCAAAGACGTGCATCTTag AACAGTGAACGAGCTGGGGATTGGTGTGTCTGTGATTACTG AACAACTGGATGAATTGGAGTTGCTTTTGAATGGGATAGCTAGACTGAAGGAGCTGACACCACGGACTCGAGACAAACTAGTTTCATTTGGGGAGTGTATGTCTACGAGGGTTTTTGCTGCCTATCTTAATAGCATTGGCGTAAAAGCACAACAA TATGATGCATTCGACATTGGATTTGTCACAACGGATGATTTCACAAATGCAGACATTTTGGATGCAACCTATCCTGCTGTTGCCGCTAAATTACATGCTGACTGGATTAGCAATAAAGCAATTCCTGTAGTTACTGGCTTTCTCGGAAAG GGATGCAAGTCTGGTGAGATAACTGCTCTAGGTAGAGGTGGTAGTGACTTGACAGCTACTGTAATTGGCAAAGCTTTGGGTTTACGAGAAATTCAG GTCTGGAAGGATGTCAATGGTGTTCTTACCTGTGATCCCAGTATTCATCCGTGTGCAAAACCTGTTCCTTATTTGACGTTTGAAGAGGCTGCAGAGCTTGCTTATTTTGGAGCTCAG GTGTTGCACCCACAAGCAATGAGACCAGCTATGGAGAGCAACATTCCAGTTAGAGTTAAGAACTCTTACAACCCTAAAGCCCCAGGCACTCTCATCAGTAAAGATAGAGACATGACCAAG GCTCTACTCACTAGCATAGTCCTAAAGCAGAATGTTACGATGCTGGATATTGTTAGTACTCGAATGTTGGGTCAGTTTGGCTTCCTGGCAAAG GTATTTGCAATATTCGAAGATTTGGACATATCTGTGGATGTTGTAGCAACTAGTGAAGTCAGTATCTCGGTTACACTTGATCCATCAAAAATTTGGAGCAGAGAGCTAATTAAGCAG GAACTTGACCGCGTGGTTGAAGAGCTTGGAAAAATTGCTGTTGTAAAACTTCTGCCGCAGAGATCAATTATCTCCCTCATTGGCAACATCCAATATTCTTCTTTGATATTGGAAAAG GCGTTCAGTGTCTTCAGGAGACATAACGTGAACGTGCAGATGATCTCACAAGGAGCTTCCAAG GTGAACATGTCCCTGATAGTAAATGACAGTGAAGCAGAAGAGTGTGTCAAGGCCCTTCACTATTCCTTCTTCGAGAGCGGCGAAGTGGCACTCACCAACGCTTAG
- the LOC125207382 gene encoding aspartokinase 1, chloroplastic-like isoform X1 — MSISLHSNAKILCTRFYHQFNQNHLFQLPDHLHFPPNYRFSALVDHKRSSTSIVYCNKDGDGGDAFTCVMKFGGSSVALAERMREVANLIQCFPEENPIIVLSAMGKTTNNLICAGEKAVSCGFTNVSEIEELSLIKDVHLRLFLFLKALCNIQGITVVFFRTVNELGIGVSVITEQLDELELLLNGIARLKELTPRTRDKLVSFGECMSTRVFAAYLNSIGVKAQQYDAFDIGFVTTDDFTNADILDATYPAVAAKLHADWISNKAIPVVTGFLGKGCKSGEITALGRGGSDLTATVIGKALGLREIQVWKDVNGVLTCDPSIHPCAKPVPYLTFEEAAELAYFGAQVLHPQAMRPAMESNIPVRVKNSYNPKAPGTLISKDRDMTKALLTSIVLKQNVTMLDIVSTRMLGQFGFLAKVFAIFEDLDISVDVVATSEVSISVTLDPSKIWSRELIKQELDRVVEELGKIAVVKLLPQRSIISLIGNIQYSSLILEKAFSVFRRHNVNVQMISQGASKVNMSLIVNDSEAEECVKALHYSFFESGEVALTNA; from the exons ATGTCGATTTCACTCCACTCCAATGCTAAGATTTTGTGCACTAGATTCTACCATCAATTTAACCAAAACCACCTATTCCAACTCCCCGATCACCTCCATTTCCCTCCCAATTACCGATTCTCTGCCCTCGTTGATCACAAAAGGTCCTCCACCTCGATTGTTTACTGCAACAAAGATGGAGATGGGGGCGACGCCTTTACGTGCGTGATGAAGTTCGGCGGCTCTTCGGTAGCGCTGGCGGAGAGGATGAGAGAGGTGGCTAATCTCATCCAATGTTTTCCCGAGGAGAATCCAATAATCGTGCTTTCCGCCATGGGAAAGACCACCAACAATCTAATTTGC GCAGGAGAGAAGGCTGTCAGCTGCGGATTCACCAACGTGTCGGAGATCGAGGAGTTGAGCCTTATCAAAGACGTGCATCTTaggttatttctatttttgaaagcTCTATGCAACATACAAGGAATAACT GTTGTGTTTTTCAGAACAGTGAACGAGCTGGGGATTGGTGTGTCTGTGATTACTG AACAACTGGATGAATTGGAGTTGCTTTTGAATGGGATAGCTAGACTGAAGGAGCTGACACCACGGACTCGAGACAAACTAGTTTCATTTGGGGAGTGTATGTCTACGAGGGTTTTTGCTGCCTATCTTAATAGCATTGGCGTAAAAGCACAACAA TATGATGCATTCGACATTGGATTTGTCACAACGGATGATTTCACAAATGCAGACATTTTGGATGCAACCTATCCTGCTGTTGCCGCTAAATTACATGCTGACTGGATTAGCAATAAAGCAATTCCTGTAGTTACTGGCTTTCTCGGAAAG GGATGCAAGTCTGGTGAGATAACTGCTCTAGGTAGAGGTGGTAGTGACTTGACAGCTACTGTAATTGGCAAAGCTTTGGGTTTACGAGAAATTCAG GTCTGGAAGGATGTCAATGGTGTTCTTACCTGTGATCCCAGTATTCATCCGTGTGCAAAACCTGTTCCTTATTTGACGTTTGAAGAGGCTGCAGAGCTTGCTTATTTTGGAGCTCAG GTGTTGCACCCACAAGCAATGAGACCAGCTATGGAGAGCAACATTCCAGTTAGAGTTAAGAACTCTTACAACCCTAAAGCCCCAGGCACTCTCATCAGTAAAGATAGAGACATGACCAAG GCTCTACTCACTAGCATAGTCCTAAAGCAGAATGTTACGATGCTGGATATTGTTAGTACTCGAATGTTGGGTCAGTTTGGCTTCCTGGCAAAG GTATTTGCAATATTCGAAGATTTGGACATATCTGTGGATGTTGTAGCAACTAGTGAAGTCAGTATCTCGGTTACACTTGATCCATCAAAAATTTGGAGCAGAGAGCTAATTAAGCAG GAACTTGACCGCGTGGTTGAAGAGCTTGGAAAAATTGCTGTTGTAAAACTTCTGCCGCAGAGATCAATTATCTCCCTCATTGGCAACATCCAATATTCTTCTTTGATATTGGAAAAG GCGTTCAGTGTCTTCAGGAGACATAACGTGAACGTGCAGATGATCTCACAAGGAGCTTCCAAG GTGAACATGTCCCTGATAGTAAATGACAGTGAAGCAGAAGAGTGTGTCAAGGCCCTTCACTATTCCTTCTTCGAGAGCGGCGAAGTGGCACTCACCAACGCTTAG
- the LOC125207383 gene encoding uncharacterized protein LOC125207383 isoform X1 has protein sequence MVERFFLRGNTKFEFGDESEAISILSGPPCSGKTSLLFQFAFNSAAEGNAVVILCHRRTLETTPPFLSQDVDPSSEIFRRIEIKYVEDDEGIKRYFAAFHLHPTFPTSVIVDNFGHFFVERNCQEKYNNPRGRELAMIRVLALCRNAISHANKSSRCEIVLSDTHKGDTPRLLYIYKRWVSCIYTIKEGVGAGSFVMKKSYSTTPNAKPTSSAKYSISLQYLVLEGLVQETDHHTRTIS, from the exons ATGGTGGAGAGATTTTTCTTGAGAGGCAACACGAAATTTGAGTTTGGGGATGAGAGCGAAGCTATCAGCATTCTCTCTGGGCCGCCTTGCTC CGGCAAAACCTCATTGCTTTTCCAGTTCGCATTCAACTCCGCAGCAGAGGGAAATGCCGTAGTGATCTTGTGCCACCGCCGCACCCTGGAAACCAccccaccttttctctctcag GATGTTGATCCATCTTCCGAGATTTTCCGCAGAATTGAAATCAA GTATGTGGAAGATGATGAAGGGATCAAGCGCTACTTTGCTGCTTTTCATTTGCATCCTACATTTCCGACCTCAGTTATTGTAGACAATTTCGGGCATTTCTTCGTTGAGAG GAATTGCCAAGAGAAATACAACAACCCTAGAGGAAGAGAGCTGGCAATGATCCGAGTGCTAGCACTCTGTCGAAATGCAATCAGCCATGCCAA TAAGAGCAGTCGTTGTGAGATTGTGTTGTCGGACACTCACAAAGGTGACACCCCGAGGCTGCTCTACATTTACAAGAGATGGGTGTCTTGCATCTACACTATCAAAG AAGGGGTTGGGGCGGGGTCATTTGTTATGAAGAAAAGCTATTCAACTACGCCGAATGCAAAGCCAACATCTTCAGCTAAGTACTCGATATCGCTCCAATATTTGGTTCTAGAGGGACTCGTTCAGGAGACTGATCATCACACTAGAACAATTTCCTAA
- the LOC125207383 gene encoding uncharacterized protein LOC125207383 isoform X2, translating to MVERFFLRGNTKFEFGDESEAISILSGPPCSGKTSLLFQFAFNSAAEGNAVVILCHRRTLETTPPFLSQDVDPSSEIFRRIEIKYVEDDEGIKRYFAAFHLHPTFPTSVIVDNFGHFFVERNCQEKYNNPRGRELAMIRVLALCRNAISHANKSSRCEIVLSDTHKGDTPRLLYIYKRWVSCIYTIKGVGAGSFVMKKSYSTTPNAKPTSSAKYSISLQYLVLEGLVQETDHHTRTIS from the exons ATGGTGGAGAGATTTTTCTTGAGAGGCAACACGAAATTTGAGTTTGGGGATGAGAGCGAAGCTATCAGCATTCTCTCTGGGCCGCCTTGCTC CGGCAAAACCTCATTGCTTTTCCAGTTCGCATTCAACTCCGCAGCAGAGGGAAATGCCGTAGTGATCTTGTGCCACCGCCGCACCCTGGAAACCAccccaccttttctctctcag GATGTTGATCCATCTTCCGAGATTTTCCGCAGAATTGAAATCAA GTATGTGGAAGATGATGAAGGGATCAAGCGCTACTTTGCTGCTTTTCATTTGCATCCTACATTTCCGACCTCAGTTATTGTAGACAATTTCGGGCATTTCTTCGTTGAGAG GAATTGCCAAGAGAAATACAACAACCCTAGAGGAAGAGAGCTGGCAATGATCCGAGTGCTAGCACTCTGTCGAAATGCAATCAGCCATGCCAA TAAGAGCAGTCGTTGTGAGATTGTGTTGTCGGACACTCACAAAGGTGACACCCCGAGGCTGCTCTACATTTACAAGAGATGGGTGTCTTGCATCTACACTATCAAAG GGGTTGGGGCGGGGTCATTTGTTATGAAGAAAAGCTATTCAACTACGCCGAATGCAAAGCCAACATCTTCAGCTAAGTACTCGATATCGCTCCAATATTTGGTTCTAGAGGGACTCGTTCAGGAGACTGATCATCACACTAGAACAATTTCCTAA